A section of the Candidatus Limnocylindrales bacterium genome encodes:
- the gyrB gene encoding DNA topoisomerase (ATP-hydrolyzing) subunit B — translation MSEQPPEQSTESSRTKASADYGADSIKVLEGLEAVRKRPGMYIGDTGVRGLHHLVFEVVDNSIDEALAGHCDTINVEIHVDNSVTVVDNGRGIPVELHAGEGVSAAEVVLTKLHAGGKFDKKSYTVSGGLHGVGVSVVNALSLWLDVEIRRDRKVYQQHYDIGVPKQPLAEVGTTTKRGTTVHFLPNAGIFETTEFSYDILASRLRELAFLNRGVRISLEDERDAGKKQEFFYEGGIVSFVDHLSQKKQPIHNKVVYLSGKKSGIEIEIAMQWNSGYAENVYTFANNINTIEGGTHLSGFRSALTRTINNYGTANNLIKKGDEAIEGEDCREGLTAVLSVKVPEPQFEGQTKTKLGNSEVKGLVEALVNDSLGTYFEEHPSDARKIVSKALDAARARMAARKARDLTRRKGALDGLSLPGKLADCQERDASRSELYIVEGDSAGGSAKQGRDRRFQAILPLRGKILNVWRARFDRTVSSDEIRVLITALGMGIGDADGDKLIDKLRYHTIIIMTDADVDGSHIRTLLLTFFYRHFRELIENGYVYIAQPPLFRFRRGKTERYLKDEGALAAHLVDLGVEDVKVKSKGAQRSVAGDQLKKVLKELAEIDRLLDVLEKKRKNRQVTSSVAACMELTAETFADPDELRRVVAKLISDITAQYPDLEPVRAEFSSDAEHSCEKISIVCRLNGTNARTEIDRTFIELPEFFRLRRLLTGISGIGQAPYVVNFGKTEQEVASLGELHACIMANARKGTDIQRYKGLGEMNPEQLWATTMDPETRTLLQVRVDDAVAAEDMFDRLMGDVVEGRRKFIEENALNVRNLDI, via the coding sequence ATGTCAGAGCAGCCTCCCGAGCAGTCCACAGAATCGTCCCGGACGAAGGCTTCCGCCGACTACGGCGCGGACTCGATCAAGGTCCTCGAAGGCCTCGAGGCGGTGCGCAAACGCCCCGGCATGTACATCGGCGACACCGGCGTGCGCGGGCTGCACCATCTCGTGTTCGAAGTCGTCGACAACTCGATCGACGAGGCGCTCGCGGGCCACTGCGACACCATCAACGTCGAGATCCACGTCGACAACAGCGTGACGGTCGTCGACAACGGCCGCGGCATTCCGGTCGAGCTGCATGCCGGAGAAGGCGTCTCGGCGGCGGAAGTCGTCCTGACCAAGCTTCACGCAGGGGGAAAGTTCGACAAGAAATCGTACACGGTGTCCGGCGGGCTGCACGGCGTCGGCGTATCGGTCGTCAACGCGCTGTCGCTGTGGCTCGACGTCGAGATCCGGCGTGACCGCAAGGTCTACCAGCAGCACTACGACATCGGTGTTCCCAAACAGCCGCTGGCCGAAGTCGGCACCACCACCAAGCGCGGCACGACGGTTCACTTCCTGCCGAACGCGGGCATCTTCGAGACCACCGAGTTCAGCTATGACATCCTCGCGAGCCGCCTGCGCGAGCTCGCATTCCTGAACCGCGGCGTCCGCATATCGCTTGAGGACGAGCGCGATGCCGGCAAGAAGCAGGAGTTTTTCTACGAGGGCGGGATCGTCTCGTTCGTCGATCACCTGAGCCAGAAGAAACAGCCGATCCACAACAAGGTCGTCTATCTCTCGGGCAAGAAGTCCGGCATCGAGATCGAGATCGCGATGCAGTGGAACTCCGGCTACGCCGAGAACGTCTACACGTTCGCGAACAACATCAACACGATCGAAGGCGGAACCCATCTCTCCGGTTTCCGTTCGGCTCTGACGCGCACGATCAACAACTACGGCACCGCCAACAACCTGATCAAGAAAGGCGACGAGGCGATCGAAGGCGAAGACTGCCGCGAAGGCCTGACCGCCGTGCTCTCGGTCAAGGTTCCGGAGCCGCAGTTCGAAGGCCAGACCAAGACCAAGCTGGGCAACAGCGAGGTCAAGGGCCTCGTCGAAGCGCTCGTCAACGACAGCCTCGGAACCTATTTCGAGGAGCATCCGTCGGACGCGCGGAAAATTGTCAGCAAAGCGCTCGACGCGGCCCGCGCCCGCATGGCGGCGCGGAAAGCGCGCGACCTTACGCGCCGCAAGGGCGCGCTCGACGGGCTCTCGCTGCCCGGAAAGCTTGCCGACTGCCAGGAACGCGACGCGAGCCGCAGCGAGCTTTACATCGTCGAGGGTGATTCGGCCGGCGGCTCGGCGAAGCAGGGACGCGACCGCCGCTTCCAGGCGATCCTGCCGCTGCGCGGAAAGATCCTGAACGTGTGGCGTGCACGCTTCGATCGAACCGTCTCATCGGACGAGATCCGCGTGCTGATCACGGCCCTGGGCATGGGCATCGGCGACGCAGACGGCGACAAGCTCATCGACAAGCTGCGCTACCACACGATCATCATCATGACCGACGCCGACGTCGACGGCTCGCACATCCGCACGCTGCTGCTCACGTTCTTCTACCGGCATTTTCGCGAGCTCATCGAGAACGGTTACGTCTACATTGCGCAGCCGCCGCTGTTCCGCTTCCGTCGTGGCAAGACCGAGCGCTACCTCAAGGACGAAGGCGCGCTCGCCGCGCATCTGGTCGACCTCGGAGTCGAAGACGTCAAGGTCAAGTCCAAGGGCGCGCAGCGGAGCGTTGCCGGTGACCAGTTGAAGAAAGTGCTCAAGGAGCTGGCCGAGATCGACCGCCTGCTCGACGTGCTCGAGAAGAAGCGCAAGAACCGCCAGGTCACGTCCTCGGTCGCCGCCTGCATGGAGCTCACCGCCGAGACATTCGCGGATCCCGACGAGCTGCGGCGAGTGGTCGCGAAGCTCATTTCCGACATCACTGCGCAATATCCCGATCTCGAACCGGTTCGCGCGGAGTTTTCGAGCGATGCCGAGCACTCCTGCGAGAAGATCTCGATTGTCTGCCGGCTCAACGGAACCAATGCCCGCACGGAGATCGACCGCACGTTCATCGAGCTGCCGGAATTCTTCCGGCTGCGAAGGCTGCTGACCGGCATTTCCGGCATCGGCCAGGCGCCCTACGTCGTCAACTTCGGCAAGACCGAGCAGGAAGTCGCGAGCCTCGGCGAGCTGCACGCCTGCATCATGGCCAATGCCCGCAAGGGCACCGACATCCAGCGTTACAAAGGCCTCGGCGAAATGAACCCGGAGCAGCTCTGGGCAACGACGATGGATCCGGAAACGCGCACGCTGCTGCAGGTGCGCGTCGATGACGCCGTCGCGGCCGAAGACATGTTCGATCGCCTGATGGGCGACGTCGTCGAAGGCCGTCGCAAGTTCATCGAAGAAAACGCCCTGAACGTCCGCAATCTCGACATCTGA
- the dnaN gene encoding DNA polymerase III subunit beta — translation MNITVGNEDFLKILGRTQGVVDRRHSMAILTNLVINAGSGEIAVLATDLEVSLRQTIAAKVTEPGSVALSARKLFEIVRESTSPEVTVRSLDGHGVGVSYGRSNFRLLGIDASEHPGMPSAATSDPGAAFELEAEELAEIIEKTLFAVSHDDTRSNLAGVHLDAGAKKGFIRLVATDGHRLAVVDRKAKGTSPKEGVILPRKGLSEVLKVLPEVTGTITVRLVGNEAIVELPGCVLSMRLVEGTFPDYKQVVPKESSKVVHVDRDALLQTVRRVSLLSSEKARGIRLGLSPGRLEISANNPDLGEASEDLEVDYAGGDLEIGFNARYILDVLQVFPEGSQVEMGLGDQLSPGVIKGADAGYSYVVMPMRI, via the coding sequence CCTCGTGATCAACGCAGGCTCTGGTGAAATTGCTGTCCTCGCCACCGATCTCGAAGTCAGCCTGCGCCAGACCATCGCCGCGAAAGTCACGGAACCCGGAAGCGTTGCGCTGTCGGCGCGCAAGCTGTTCGAGATCGTTCGTGAATCGACGTCGCCGGAAGTGACCGTACGGAGCCTCGACGGACACGGAGTCGGTGTTTCGTATGGGCGCTCGAACTTTCGCCTTCTCGGAATCGATGCGTCCGAGCATCCCGGGATGCCGAGCGCCGCGACCAGCGATCCCGGCGCAGCATTCGAGCTCGAAGCCGAAGAGCTTGCCGAGATCATTGAGAAAACGCTGTTTGCGGTCTCTCACGACGACACCCGTTCGAACCTGGCCGGCGTTCACCTCGATGCCGGCGCCAAGAAGGGTTTCATCCGCCTGGTCGCTACCGACGGCCACAGGCTCGCCGTGGTCGACCGCAAGGCGAAGGGAACGTCGCCCAAAGAGGGGGTCATTCTGCCCCGCAAAGGTCTGAGCGAGGTTCTCAAGGTCCTGCCGGAGGTGACCGGGACGATCACGGTGCGCCTGGTAGGAAACGAGGCCATCGTCGAGCTGCCGGGATGCGTGCTCAGCATGCGGCTCGTCGAGGGGACATTCCCCGACTACAAGCAGGTCGTCCCGAAAGAGAGCAGCAAGGTCGTCCACGTCGACCGCGACGCCCTGCTCCAGACCGTGCGGCGGGTCTCGCTGCTGTCGAGCGAGAAGGCACGCGGTATCCGGCTCGGCCTCAGTCCCGGGCGCCTGGAGATCAGCGCGAACAATCCGGACCTCGGCGAGGCCAGCGAGGACCTCGAGGTGGATTACGCCGGCGGCGACCTCGAGATCGGTTTCAACGCCCGATACATCCTCGACGTGCTGCAGGTTTTCCCCGAGGGTTCGCAGGTCGAAATGGGACTCGGCGACCAGCTGAGTCCGGGCGTCATCAAGGGGGCCGATGCGGGTTATTCGTACGTCGTGATGCCGATGCGGATCTGA